The proteins below are encoded in one region of Colletotrichum lupini chromosome 5, complete sequence:
- a CDS encoding fungal specific transcription factor domain-containing protein, whose product MSVYESMNGHPPPGIHPVAMSRPQVGIERLPTRRLSNEPRESMNCKSCRKRKIKCNRLRPSCEACQVFQCPCVYDAVPKKRGPKTDVLEALLKRVDGLEAKLKEKNAGEQTPTTPTTAGIKDEETSRADDIPDDDPNPKRIALDTKVDADESAVYSPAPASEPSPPTVQPDALLDTYFSRFHSKPYHILAESSVRQRLQLNQLPNYLVHGIYAVAARYTPHPSGYQSAVHLSEDFASRARAEIDTDEPSVDALQALLLLVIAFTAAGKGKKAYMLMTNAVGMAMALETHREMDNNARVTPVEREMRRRLFWTCYLLDRFLACGSKRPSLIGDKTILLRLPCWSPNPSVPPIDGEFFQSGSNLQFLQGSGKKSQGSTGMLIDISRILGITNRYLAAGGVKGDSHFPWHSLSNLSKIRQDLDIWASGTEDVFSSLDTLFGQPDSTILVLSKLIYHLIHCLIYRPFLPIDLAELAGTGQHQSWQIEATNMCFLHANAISELVELGKQTGTIEWPAFVGYCICTAGTVHIHGAHYNKNGNGDSTVFSMSADFLSREMQQLSELRYAWASVQHQRETLQGIYNAHSELVKSLANNPMRYSPAFHLEDFFDRYSNIGGPGGQTFNFDAANLSLSDVIVDFTTDTYTGHDLYAPRANSINEPERPSLKRKNTAPSGRKRPDAKVLSPLSTSHMARPHGLPTPSHVRHSFSHPTPTMASHPSPGMLATPTSLPPHPETMEHPPMSASHGQYDETAANNAAVAAAAAAGFSLGPQSHQQATMPSLSSNSFSPQFSFATPGASGNNEVGGNYNDPMFGGLPTNAFGSPAAWHGDEGGNKVSGVAAPSPGNKSNNGSTGTGPGEEKDPFLSLLEQLAENEHQFARGPGSELDFFFGVNGRGHSSRTTISPHLNANFLLDIGVNIQGQSMRGSLDQLFTRGTCKMNNRHAESDAFLAKSFSTERESPVVARLGVLSLLEFETRPSIRLSELVTNNSNKFTKIITTSDMDYPAFDIIYLPYTLRNQIPTWRRSTPYERIVPEPRLPQVWHYSPRYLFYGIYIAKITDVGSRMEMNIAKGLCYLQKDMLTVACILAVVHCTGSNGPVPDLRN is encoded by the exons ATGTCTGTATACGAATCAATGAACGGACACCCCCCTCCCGGTATTCACCCTGTGGCCATGTCCCGTCCTCAAGTCGGTATTGAGCGCCTACCGACTCGGCGACTGAGCAATGAGCCTCGGGAGTCTATGAACTGCAAATCATGCCGCAAGCGCAAG ATCAAGTGCAACCGGCTACGCCCATCCTGTGAGGCCTGTCAAGTTTTCCAGTGCCCTTGCGTATACG ATGCCGTACCCAAAAAGCGTGGGCCAAAGACGGATGTGTTGGAAGCACTGTTGAAGAGGGTCGATGGGCTGGAGGCAAAATTAAAAGAGAAGAATGCTGGAGAGCAGACCCCGACCACGCCGACTACCGCCGGAATCAAGGATGAAGAAACCTCACGAGCAGACGACATTCCCGACGATGACCCAAATCCCAAGCGTATAGCATTGGACACCAAAGTAGACGCTGACGAGTCTGCCGTTTACTCGCCAGCCCCGGCAAG TGAGCCTTCGCCACCTACCGTCCAACCCGACGCGTTGCTAGACACCTACTTCTCGCGGTTTCACTCCAAGCCCTATCACATCTTAGCCGAATCATCTGTCCGGCAACGACTTCAGCTAAACCAATTACCGAATTACTTAGTTCACGGGATCTACGCCGTTGCTGCAAG ATACACACCACATCCTAGTGGATACCAGTCAGCTGTACATCTGAGTGAAGACTTCGCTTCGCGTGCCAGAGCAGAGATTGATACCGATGAGCCTTCGGTTGACGCGCTGCAGGCTCTACTCCTGCTGGTCATTGCCTTCACCGCAGCAGGAAAAGGCAAGAAGGCATATATGCTGATGA CAAATGCAGTTGGAATGGCAATGGCTCTCGAAACTCATCGCGAGATGGACAATAATGCACGCGTAACGCCAGTCGAACGAGAAATGAGGAGGAGACTTTTCTGGACTTGTTACTTGCTCGATCGTTTCCTGGCTTGCGGCTCCAAGCGTCCATCTCTCATCGGCGACAAGACCATCCTTCTCCGGCTTCCGTGTTGGTCACCAAACCCTTCGGTACCCCCGATCGACGGCGAATTTTTTCAGTCTGGGTCCAATCTGCAGTTTCTTCAGGGAAGCGGGAAGAAGTCTCAAGGTAGCACGGGGATGCTCATCGACATCAGCCGGATTCTTGGTATAACAAATCGCTACCTGGCTGCTGGAGGTGTCAAGGGTGACTCTCATTTTCCGTGGCACTCACTTTCAAATCTGTCAAAGATTCGTCAAGATTTGGACATTTGGGCTTCCGGCACCGAAGACGTTTTCTCAAGCCTCGACACGCTGTTCGGTCAACCCGATTCGACGATTCTGGTTTTAAGCAAGCTCATCTATCACCTCATTCACTGCCTCATCTACAGGCCGTTTCTCCCCATCGACCTCGCCGAGCTCGCAGGAACCGGTCAGCACCAATCTTGGCAAATTGAAGCAACAAACATGTGTTTTCTGCACGCGAACGCAATATCTGAACTTGTCGAACTTGGAAAGCAGACCGGCACAATCGAATGGCCGGCTTTCGTTGGCTATTGCATATGCACCGCTGGCACAGTTCACATCCACGGCGCTCACTACAACAAGAATGGCAATGGTGACTCGACTGTGTTCAGCATGTCAGCAGACTTTCTGTCCAGGGAGATGCAGCAACTGAGCGAGCTCCGGTACGCTTGGGCAAGTGTCCAGCATCAGAGGGAAACACTGCAAGGAATTTACAATGCTCATTCCGAACTTGTCAAAAGCCTTGCAAACAATCCGATGCGATATTCTCCGGCATTCCACCTCGAGGACTTTTTCGATCGCTACTCGAATATTGGCGGGCCCGGCGGCCAGACCTTCAACTTTGACGCGGCAAATTTGAGCCTTTCTGATGTGATTGTCGACTTCACCACAGACACCTACACGGGTCACGATCTTTACGCGCCTCGTGCCAATAGCATAAACGAGCCTGAGCGACCGAGTCTCAAGCGCAAGAACACAGCCCCATCTGGACGGAAGCGTCCAGATGCCAAAGTCCTCTCACCACTCAGCACGAGTCATATGGCGCGCCCTCATGGTCTGCCGACGCCTTCTCATGTCCGCCACTCCTTTTCACACCCAACCCCCACTATGGCATCTCATCCGTCACCGGGAATGCTGGCGACGCCCACATCTCTGCCTCCTCATCCCGAGACCATGGAGCACCCTCCAATGTCTGCCTCACACGGACAATACGACGAAACTGCGGCCAACAACGCGGCCgtggcggcagcggcggcggcaggctTTTCTCTTGGACCTCAGAGCCACCAGCAAGCCACCATGCCGTCGCTCTCTTCAAACTCCTTCTCTCCACAGTTCAGCTTTGCCACACCGGGGGCAAGTGGAAACAATGAGGTAGGGGGCAACTACAATGACCCCATGTTCGGTGGGCTGCCTACAAACGCATTTGGTAGTCCAGCCGCGTGGCATGGGGACGAAGGTGGAAACAAGGTATCCGGTGTCGCCGCGCCCAGTCCTGGAAACAAGAGCAACAACGGAAGCACTGGCACCGGCCCAGGTGAGGAGAAGGACCCATTCTTGAGCCTCCTGGAGCAACTTGCGGAGAATGAGCACCAATTCGCTCGGGGCCCAGGCAGTGAGCTTGACTTCTTTTTCGGTG TCAATGGCCGCGGTCATTCGTCCCGCACTACGATATCTCCTCATTTGAACGCGAATTTTCTTTTGGACATTGGGGTCAACATTCAGGGGCAAAG CATGCGTGGGAGTTTGGATCAGTTGTTTACTCGGGGGACGTGTAAGATGAATAATAGGCACGCAGAGTCCGATGCCTTTCTGGCTAAGAGTTTCTCTACTGAAAGAGAGA GCCCTGTTGTGGCCCGCTTAGGCGTTTTGAGCCTTTTAGAGTTCGAGACTCGTCCAAGCATACGCTTATCAGAGCTTGTCACAAACAATTCAAACAAATTTACCAAAATTATCACAACTTCCGACATGGACTATCCAGCGTTTGACATCATTTATTTGCCGTACACCCTGAGGAATCAAATACCGACATGGCGCCGTTCTACGCCGTATGAACGCATCG TTCCCGAACCACGGTTACCGCAAGTATGGCACTATTCCCCGAGATATCTTTTCTACGGCATCTACATTGCCAAGATTACGGATGTTGGTTCACGCATGGAGATGAACATCGCCAAGGGATTATGC TATCTACAGAAAGACATGCTGACTGTTGCTTGTATCTTGGCAGTTGTTCACTGTACAGGAAGCAACGGCCCTGTCCCTGATCTGAGAAACTAA